A stretch of Mesoplodon densirostris isolate mMesDen1 chromosome 9, mMesDen1 primary haplotype, whole genome shotgun sequence DNA encodes these proteins:
- the LOC132496504 gene encoding LOW QUALITY PROTEIN: cytochrome b5-like (The sequence of the model RefSeq protein was modified relative to this genomic sequence to represent the inferred CDS: substituted 2 bases at 2 genomic stop codons), translated as MAEESGKAVKYYTLEEIQKQNHSKSTWLILHYKVYDLSKFLEERPAGEEVLREQAGGDATENFEDVGHSADAXXLSKTFITGELHLDDRSKITKLGFPGGLVDQLGVPSYLNTGCSPDVALLHIGTLNTFSEASGRKDCFGPGRKKPLFTASTDRTLHLKMI; from the exons ATGGCCGAGGAGTCTGGCAAAGCCGTGAAGTACTACACCCTGGAAGAGATCCAGAAGCAGAACCACAGCAAGAGCACCTGGCTGATCCTGCATTACAAGGTATACGATTTGAGCAAATTTTTGGAGGAGCGCCCTGCTGGGGAAGAAGTCTTAAGGGAACAAGCTGGAGGTGATGCTACTGAAAACTTTGAGGATGTCGGACATTCTGCGGATGCTTGATAATTGTCCAAAACGTTTATCACTGGGGAGCTGCATCTGGATGACAGGTCAAAGATAaccaagctgggcttccctggtggc CTGGTGGACCAATTGGGTGTTCCCAGCTATCTCAACACGGGTTGTAGCCCTGATGTAGCACTTCTACACATCGGAACACTAAACACGTTCTCAGAAGCCAGTGGAAGAAAAGACTGCTTTGGTCCGGGGAGAAAGAAGCCACTGTTTACTGCTTCAACGGACAGAACGCTTCACCTGAAAATGATTTGA